The stretch of DNA GGCCGCTACAGCGCCACCCACCGCGACGGCCGCACCCTCGGACCCGAACCCTCCCCACCCGGCCGCAACCGCACCGGCAAGGACACCGGCCCGCCGCCCAGCCGACCACCGCCCCCGCAACGCGCATGAGCCCGGCCTCGGAAGCCGTGCGGCGGACCGGAACGGCGTGCTACCTGAGGATCTTCTCCATCGGCCTGCCCTTGGCGAGCTCGTCGACGAGCTTGTCGAGGTAGCGGATCTTCTGCATCAGCGGGTCGTCGACGGCCTCGACGCGCACGCCGCACACCGATCCGGTGATCAACGACGCACGGGGGTTGAGGGCTGCCTCGGCGAAGAAGTCCCCGAACGTGGTGCCCGCGCTCAGATAGCGGTCCAGGGCCGGCTCGTCGAAGCCGGTCAGCCACTCGATCACGGAGTCCAGCTCGTCCTTGGTACGCCCCCTCTTCTCCACCTTGGTCAGGTAGTGGGGATAGACCGACGAGACGCTCGTCGCAAAGATCCGGCTCACCTCCGCGAGCGTAGCCACTCGCACCGGTGCTGCCTGGAGCGCCTCGCTGCCCCCAGCCGGGCTCGGCGGTCGTGCCGCCTGCTCAC from Actinomycetes bacterium encodes:
- a CDS encoding DUF2200 domain-containing protein produces the protein MSRIFATSVSSVYPHYLTKVEKRGRTKDELDSVIEWLTGFDEPALDRYLSAGTTFGDFFAEAALNPRASLITGSVCGVRVEAVDDPLMQKIRYLDKLVDELAKGRPMEKILR